The region GCCTTGCCTGGCGAGCGAGTTGATCCGGTCGCGCTCATCGATGCGTTGGAGGAGCGAGGCCTGCACCGGATCGTCTGCGAGGGTGGCCCGCACTTGCTGCGGGAATTGTCGGCAGCCGGTCTGGTGGATGAGGCCGATATCTCCGTCGCACCCATGATTGCTGGCGGCGGTCAGATTGTGACCGGAGTGGCCCTCGAATCGCCACTCAAGTTCGAGTTGGTGCACGCCATCGAGCACGAAGGCTTTCTGTTCAATCGATACGTGGCAAACGGCCGCGGTGTTCCCGCCTAGTACCTGACGTACGCTCGGCAGATGCTCACGCTCTCGGCATTGGCAGCGCTGGCCGACACCTATCGCGAGGACCTGGATATCCCGGTCGGTCCGCTACTGGTCGGTGATCGTGCCTGGGATGTCGACGTTCGTCCAGCGATCATGGGCTGTATCAATCTCTCTCGCGACTCGACCTACCGCGAGAGCGTGGCCGTATCCAGTGAGTCGGCAATCCGCAAAGCGCGAGTGATGGTTGCCCAAGGTGCTGACTTTGTGGATGTCGGCGCCGAATCGAGCACGGCTAGTGCGCGCAGAGTTGGCACCGACGGTCAGATCGCCGCGCTTGTTCCCGTGATCGAACAGCTAACCGCGGACGGGATCCTCGTCTCCGCCGAGACGTATGAACCAGCGGTCGTCCGGGCCTGCCTTGAGGCTGGCGCCCGGATTCTTAATCTGACGGGGACCGATCACCACCAGGAGATCTACCAACTCGCCAGCGAGTTCAATGCCACGGTCGTGCTCTGCTACGTCGGTGGCAAGAACGTTCGCGAGATCACCGACGCCACGGTTGGTGAGGATCCCATTCCCGGAATCCTTGAGCACTTCACCGGACGAATCGAAGTTGCCCGCGCCGCTGGCGTGGATCGGATCGTCATCGACCCAGGTATGGGGTTCTACTACGGCAATCTGGTCGATCCCGGCGTGCGCGTCCGCCACCAGAC is a window of Candidatus Nanopelagicales bacterium DNA encoding:
- a CDS encoding dihydropteroate synthase, encoding MLTLSALAALADTYREDLDIPVGPLLVGDRAWDVDVRPAIMGCINLSRDSTYRESVAVSSESAIRKARVMVAQGADFVDVGAESSTASARRVGTDGQIAALVPVIEQLTADGILVSAETYEPAVVRACLEAGARILNLTGTDHHQEIYQLASEFNATVVLCYVGGKNVREITDATVGEDPIPGILEHFTGRIEVARAAGVDRIVIDPGMGFYYGNLVDPGVRVRHQTRVLLNTFRLRRLGLPICQAVPHAFDLFEDQFRSAEAFFTVLAQLGGIGVIRTHEVPKVAAVVAAMGSLTAL
- a CDS encoding dihydrofolate reductase family protein, coding for ALPGERVDPVALIDALEERGLHRIVCEGGPHLLRELSAAGLVDEADISVAPMIAGGGQIVTGVALESPLKFELVHAIEHEGFLFNRYVANGRGVPA